The following nucleotide sequence is from Psychroflexus torquis ATCC 700755.
TGATAAATCTTCTTACGAAACTTCTGGGAAATATTACGATAGCACCTTAACCAATCTCGTAAAGGGTAGCCGAGAACACAGGCAAGTGAAACGAAAGAGAGAAAACTTAGAAGACGTTATTACTTTTGAAAGAATTGCAACCGAAACCGATAGTGTCCTCAACTTAGTAAAAGCATCCGAGGAAGAACGCGTCAAGATTTTCAAAACCTATATTGAAAAACTTAAAGAAGAAGAAGAAAGTGTATTTGCCAATAAAAGTTCCTCTCGAATTATTAATTCTAGGTTTGGTAGACAAAAGAGTCAGATAGGCGGAGGACAAGTTAACTCGACTACTTTTTATTTTTACGATATTACCCAAAAACAAAGAGGGGAAGAGTCCTTTAGAAAAATTTGGGGAGATATAGAATTAGCAGACGACTGGAGAAGGAACTCTACTCAGAAAAAACTTTTAGACACTAAGGAAGAAATAGTTCAAGAAGATCGCTTACGACCAGAATACGATCCCCAGACTTATATTGCCATGATCCCTACAGATCAAAAACTGATTGACAGTATTTCAGACGAAAGAAACTTCGCTTATTACCAACTGGGAATCATCTACAAAGAAAAGTTTAAGAAATATGATTTGGCGATTTCAAAACTCAAGTCTTTACTTGAAAGCAATCCTCAAGAGCGTTTAATCCTACCCTCCAAATACTATCTTTTCAAAATATATGATGATCTAGGAAATACTAAACAAGCAAATTCTTGGAAAAATGACATTTTAAACAAGCATTCAGATTCTAGATACGCCAGTATTTTAAGAAATCCAGAAGCTTATCGAAACGATGTGAATAACCCTCAGAACATTTACTCTAGGCTTTACAAAGAGTATAAATCTGGTCAATATCAGCAGACGCTGGATGAGATAGAGACCTATACAAAGGTGTTTGTGGGAAACTCCATCTTGCCAAAACTAGAATTGCTGAAAGCTAGAATTCTTGCAAAACTTGAAGGAGCTTTAGTATACCAAAAGGCGCTCAACTATGTGGCCTTAACCTATCCACAGTCCAAAGAAGGGAAATACGCTCAAAAACAATATACAGAATTAGAGAAAAAACCTTTTTCGACTGATTTTGACTTTAGCCAAGATCCTGAAGATGAATATATTTTAGTTTATAATTTTTTTAATGATAAGATTGAAGAATCAAAATATGAAGAGTTCAAGTCAGATTTGGCCTTAGCTGTTGAGGATGAAAGTGGTTTGGATTTGACTTTAACTGAGGAACTTTATAATCAAAATCAAATTTTAGTGACTATAAAGGGTCTTAAAAGTAAACTTGGAGCGCAGGGATTAGCAGAAAAGTTCATTAATAATGATAAAGTCAACAAAAATTACCCTTATTTTGTGATGTCACAAAAAAATTATAAAATCGCTCAGATCAATAAAAACCTAGATGATTTTTTAAATAAAACTAATTAATATGTTTTCAGATAAAAATAAAACCGTGAACAACTCAGACTTGACAAAAGAACAGAACAAAATTGCTCAAGGAACCGTTTTTAAAGGAAGCATAGAGTCCCAAGGCAGTTTTCGGATAGAGGGTAAAGTCATAGGAAATATAACAACCCCAGGGAAAATTGTCGTAGGTAAAACAGGTTATATCGAAGGAGAAATAGACTGTGATAATGCTGATTTTGAAGGTGAATTTAAAGGACAGTTAAAGGTTAAGTCTCTATTGACTCTTAGAGCTACTGCTAAGATTGAAGGAGATGTGTTCACAGACAAGCTTTCTATTGAGCCTGGAGCTAAGTTTAATGCAACCTGTAGTATGAAAGGAGCCGTGAAATCTATCTCTGGAAATGCCAAAAAAGAAAAATCAGCCTAAACCGTGGCTTTATTTTACTGGACTAGGTTTACAAATGGCAATTATCATTATTGGTTCTGTTTTTTTGGGAATTTGGTTAGATGAAACCTTTATGAAGTCTTTAAAATTGTTTACGATTATTATCTCTCTTTTGGGCATATTTATTTCTATGGCTCATGTTATCGCCTCTTTAAAACACTTTAAGGATTAGACTTTTATGAAAAAAAAATTACAAAACCCTTACGTTTTTATCCTTCTGATTTCAGCGGTTATTTTTATGATCCATTATTCGATAGATTTAGTTTTTAACGTTGTCACTTATTACTCTTTATTCTTCATTTATATATTCCATACTATTTCTGCACTTTCAGTAGCAGGGGTCGTTCAATTGGTATATAAAAATTCCAAAGATCATGCAGGTTTTGCTTTTATGGGGACTAGCCTTTTAAAAATGCTGGCAGCCATTTTATTTCTATTACCAGGATTTCTATCTGACGATAAGCCAAGTTTCACCAATATTTTAAATTTCTTTATTCCTTATTTTGTGTTCTTAATATTTGAAGCCATCCAAGTCATTAAGCTTATCAATAAGGAGGAAACCCCAGTAAATTGATTTTTTTAATTTTCTTATTAAGTGTTTAATCTTTTTACTTGCTGCTTAGAACGCCGAGATCTGCTAGAGAATAGTAATTTTTTCTAAATTTTCACCTTCAGAGCTCGCTCAAATAGTCATGATTTTACTAAAAAGTTCGCTTTTCGTAAGAGAGGAAATATTTTTTTAAAGCTTTCATTTAAAATTAAAAAGTAAAAACATACATTTGCACGAAATTTCGAATTGATACTAAGTCAACTATTTATGGCAACACACAAATCTTCAAAGATTACAGTGGCTTTAATGCTAATGCTCATTTTGAATTCCTTTGCTTCATTCGCCCAGCTAGACACTGAGGGGGCTGTTGATGAGAGCTTCAACCCAACAGAAATGATAATGCATCATATTGGCGATTCTCATGGGTGGCACTTTTTTGGTGAAGGTGAAGATTCCTTTACATTACCATTACCAGTTATTTTATGGACAGATAAAGGTATTGCAACTTTTATGTCGAGTTCATTTCATCATGATGTCGAAGGGGAGCATGTCGTTGAATCTAATGGCCAAAAATTTGTAAATTATCACGAAAAAATTCATGTCTTAAATGAGGGTGAAGTCATGTTGAAATACGATGAAGAAGCTCATGCCGCACTTAATGCTAATGTTGCTTTTGATCTTTCAATTACCAAAAACGTAGCTTCAATGCTTCTTACAGTGATAGTGATGTTAATCCTTTTCATAGGATTAGCAGGCCATTATAAAAAATCTAAATCGGCTCCTAAGGGCTTTAAAAATATCCTTGAAACTTTAGTCATCTTTGTACGTGATGAAATCGCGAGACCACAAATTGGTGACAAGAAATTCATGAAATTCATGCCTTTCCTACTTACGGTATTTTTCTTTATCTGGATTACAAATCTATTGGGCTTACTTCCAGGAGCAGCAAACGTAACTGGTAACATATCTGTAACTGTTGCATTAGGGCTCTTTACTCTAGCGCTTACTATTGTTAATGGAAACAAAGATTATTGGAAGCACGTTTTTTGGATGCCTGGTATTCCAACTGCAGTAAAACCAATTTTGGCCATTGTCGAAATTCTAGGAGTCTTTATAAAGCCAATTGCGCTTATGATTCGTTTGTTTGCTAATATAACGGCGGGCCACATTATCACTTTAAGTTTAATAGGGTTGATATTCATATTAGAAAATGCGGGAGTTGCCGCGATTTCTGTCCCGTTCGCTGTATTTATTACAGTTTTAGAATTATTAGTTGCATTTTTACAAGCATTTATATTTACATTATTGTCAGCGCTCTTCATAGGGATGGCAGTGCAAGAACATGAACATCATTAATCTTTAATTTTTTAATATTTATTTACTATGGAATTATTACACGTAGGTATTGCAGCTTTAGGAGCTGGTTTAGCAGTTTTAGGAGCAGGAATTGGTGTTGGTAAAATCGGTGGGTCCGCAATGGAGGCTATCGCTCGCCAACCAGAAGCTTCTGGAAAAATTCAAACCGCAATGATTATTGCTGCTGCACTTGTAGAGGGTGTTGCTCTTTTTGGAGTAGTTACAGCTC
It contains:
- a CDS encoding bactofilin family protein → MFSDKNKTVNNSDLTKEQNKIAQGTVFKGSIESQGSFRIEGKVIGNITTPGKIVVGKTGYIEGEIDCDNADFEGEFKGQLKVKSLLTLRATAKIEGDVFTDKLSIEPGAKFNATCSMKGAVKSISGNAKKEKSA
- a CDS encoding AtpZ/AtpI family protein encodes the protein MPKKKNQPKPWLYFTGLGLQMAIIIIGSVFLGIWLDETFMKSLKLFTIIISLLGIFISMAHVIASLKHFKD
- the atpE gene encoding ATP synthase F0 subunit C, whose protein sequence is MELLHVGIAALGAGLAVLGAGIGVGKIGGSAMEAIARQPEASGKIQTAMIIAAALVEGVALFGVVTALLGVLTT
- the atpB gene encoding F0F1 ATP synthase subunit A; this translates as MATHKSSKITVALMLMLILNSFASFAQLDTEGAVDESFNPTEMIMHHIGDSHGWHFFGEGEDSFTLPLPVILWTDKGIATFMSSSFHHDVEGEHVVESNGQKFVNYHEKIHVLNEGEVMLKYDEEAHAALNANVAFDLSITKNVASMLLTVIVMLILFIGLAGHYKKSKSAPKGFKNILETLVIFVRDEIARPQIGDKKFMKFMPFLLTVFFFIWITNLLGLLPGAANVTGNISVTVALGLFTLALTIVNGNKDYWKHVFWMPGIPTAVKPILAIVEILGVFIKPIALMIRLFANITAGHIITLSLIGLIFILENAGVAAISVPFAVFITVLELLVAFLQAFIFTLLSALFIGMAVQEHEHH
- a CDS encoding tetratricopeptide repeat protein, which codes for MRLKLPLYLLVGIFILASCSRKKDKFLNKNFHAVTTYYNIVYNGNLALTQGQMEVEAAYIEDYWMVLPVERMTIKQDPKEKNSTSENSSFENAEEKATKSIQKHSMYMGGKEYNPQTDEAFLLLGKARYYDQRFVPAKDAFSFILNHYPESSTINEAKIWVEKVNLRLEYFEMAIDNLTELINTTQLTPLESYEATSTLAQAYIADNKQRQALSPLKIAIQNAPDDEKRARLLYIRGQLFTSFGQKDSARVSFDEVIALNRNSPRSYMIHSELEKLKLKDFKNALWYETELAFQELAEVRENRPFLDFIYYDTAMFNLAKDSISFAIERFNKSLKEQPKDKYLKSQNYVNLGEIYFDKSSYETSGKYYDSTLTNLVKGSREHRQVKRKRENLEDVITFERIATETDSVLNLVKASEEERVKIFKTYIEKLKEEEESVFANKSSSRIINSRFGRQKSQIGGGQVNSTTFYFYDITQKQRGEESFRKIWGDIELADDWRRNSTQKKLLDTKEEIVQEDRLRPEYDPQTYIAMIPTDQKLIDSISDERNFAYYQLGIIYKEKFKKYDLAISKLKSLLESNPQERLILPSKYYLFKIYDDLGNTKQANSWKNDILNKHSDSRYASILRNPEAYRNDVNNPQNIYSRLYKEYKSGQYQQTLDEIETYTKVFVGNSILPKLELLKARILAKLEGALVYQKALNYVALTYPQSKEGKYAQKQYTELEKKPFSTDFDFSQDPEDEYILVYNFFNDKIEESKYEEFKSDLALAVEDESGLDLTLTEELYNQNQILVTIKGLKSKLGAQGLAEKFINNDKVNKNYPYFVMSQKNYKIAQINKNLDDFLNKTN
- a CDS encoding DUF6168 family protein, which gives rise to MKKKLQNPYVFILLISAVIFMIHYSIDLVFNVVTYYSLFFIYIFHTISALSVAGVVQLVYKNSKDHAGFAFMGTSLLKMLAAILFLLPGFLSDDKPSFTNILNFFIPYFVFLIFEAIQVIKLINKEETPVN